Below is a window of Cyanobacteriota bacterium DNA.
CAAAGACTGAAGAAACTCTTCTTCTTGTCTTTTCAGTTCTTTGTGTAAGACCAAAAGGTCTGATTCGTAAGGATTTAGCTCCACATTAAAGATGTAGCGAAACTAGGTTAAAGCTAGGTTAATCAAGCAGAATCTGTGAAATTCTTCTTGAAGTAGAGTTGACACTACGCAGAAATTCAAGCACCCAGAGGTTTAGTTTCTCTGTTTCATAGTCTTCATGGCTTTGATCTTCCCTGACAGCATCAGTTGATCTGTTACGAAGATCTTCCTCAATGATTTTGAGTGAACTAAGGTGTTCAAAGATTCTTTTGGATTCTGGCTTTGAATCACGCAAGACTGCATTGCATGACTTGGAAAAACATTTTACGCTTTGTTTGAAATAGTCCTCTAGGTTAAGATAGCTGGTATCAAACTGGGGAAGTTTTTCGTGTAGGCTTTCCATCGACGCTTCTAATTTATAGGCAATATGTTCTATTTCATTGACTAGTGTGATTTGATGAAGTACTTTAGAGACATCAGTAAGTGATAGTCTGAGTTTGACAATGCGGCTTAAGAAATCTAGTAAGTCAGAACGAAGTTCTTTTTGATATTCCCTGAGTTTTGAGATTGCTTCTAATTGATCTTTGCCTTGATTCTCTTTAATGAAGTAATCACGCGATAGCCAAAGCATTTCTTTTACTACGTTTTTGTAATTCTTGATTGCTTCTACTGAGTGAATCAAGAGGATGTCTGCAGATTTGCTTACCGAACTCACTCGCGGAAAGATATATTTGAGTCTTTGAGGGTCTTTGTCTTCTGGTACTACTGTACGGGCAAGGTACTCTAATTGTTTGATAAACGGAAACCATACGATCGTAGCAATGATATTAAAACTACTTTGAGCATTTGCTACGAGTCTTGGTGTATCGCCATTTGGCGTAAAGTATTTTATGAAATCAATAAAAGTCGGCACCCAAAAAGCAAAGAGTAAAACTCCACCAACATTAAACATGACATGAGCTGCTGCTACTCGCTTGGCTGCTGAGCTAGTGCCAATGGAAGCCAGGCAGGCTGTTACGCAGGTACCTATATTGGCTCCAAGTATGATTGGTACAGCCGCTTCGATACTGATCAGGTTTTGCATAGCTAGTCCAATGACAATACCGATACTGGCACTACTTGATTGAATTAGGGCAGTGAAAACAGCACCAACTAAAATTCCAAAGCCAACATGTTCAAGACTTTGTATCAAATCTAGGAAGAATTGAGAGTCTCTCAGTACACTCATTGCTGTTGACATGATTTCAAGCCCGTAAAAAATAAAACCTAAGCCAAGAACTACGTACCAAATGTTTTTGGTTTTAGTTCGCTTGGAAATTAATTTACATAAAAATCCAACAGCGATAATTGCCAGTGACCAATGAGTGATTTTGAAAGCTACTATCTGGGCGGTTATGGTGGTACCAATATTGGCACCTAGTATCACTGCGACACTTCTCTCAAAAGTCATCAATTGCGATTGAACAAAAGATATAAGAATGGAGGTTGTAGCACTACTACTTTGGATGAGTGCTGTAACAAGGGTGCCGACAAGGACACCAGCGAGTGGACTATCAGTTGCTTTTTCCAGAATGAGTTTGAGGGTATTGCCTGCTACTTTACGTAGGTTGGCGCTCATCATCTCTAAACCAAATAGAAATACAGATAAGCCACCTAGCACTGCACATACATTTATTACCGAGAACTGCCCTGATTGTTCGCCCATTCAGGGACAAATTCTAGCATGATGCTTTACAACGGTTGACATTAGAGATATACTCTATTGTTATGAAAAGAACACTTATTATCGCGTTATTAATTGCATTCACTGCAAGTCCGGTACTTGCTGGAGGATTCTACAGAACTTCACCAAGCAGTGATACTTGCAAGTCATGCAAAAAAGATTGTAAGGTCATGAAAGGTCTTGGATGGATTATCAAACTTCCTTTTAGACTTGTTGCTGCTACAGGACAAGGTCTTTATGGTCTTATTGCTCATCAAGAATTAGATGGTTTTGAAGACGGCTACAACGCTATCTAGACAGCAATTACGCATTTAAAGCAAACAAAAGAAGGGCCAATTTACTTTGGTTAGTTATTTGCCATATGAGAGATTCGATGAATCAAGGATTTGGAGAATACATAAGGATTATTTCCAAACCGTTGGCTTAAAGGCTTGGCGTAAAGGACATATACCATATTCAGGTGTATCTAATTTCACTGAAGCTTATAAAAAGGCCCGACTCTTTGTTTCAAATTTAATATCACTAGAAGCTCAAGGACCAATTCGGATTCTTGAGGTTGGTGCTGGTTTTGGAGAGTTTGCAAAGAACTTTATCTCTGCTTTTCGCGAGATTTGCGTTTATGAAGGACATGATTTCTTTGAGAGACTTGAATATCACATTAGTGATTTTTCGCAGACAACTTTAGATGAGCTAGCAGAGTCTGGTCGTCTCGATGAATTTAAGCAAATTATTCAATACAAGGTTTTTGATGCATTGGATAGATACTCTGGACTTGAGAAAGAGTCTTATGACTTAGTGATGGCGAATTATTTGTTAGATCAATTTCCGGCAAGGATTGTTGCTAGGTCCAAAGAGAGGTATTTTGAGAAATATTTAAGCATTGAAGATCCGCAAGAATTAATCGATAGAGAAAATAGCAAAGGATTTTGGCTTGCTCGAGGCAAGTGGGTTAAACGACTTAAAAAACGTCATCGTTTTGTTGAGATTGATATTGATGATGAGTTGCCGATGGAGCATCGTGAGATTCTTGAGACTTGTTTTAGAAAAGGAAGAGATTCAAGCGTTGTTTATTCTTATGGTTCGCTTGCTGCCTTAAGAAATTTTTTGATCTTGTTGAAACCAAACGGTTTGATTGTTTGTTCTGATTTTAATGCTGCTAGTAAACCAGGGATGGATGCTTGCGAGCCTTGTTACTATGGCAACTCAGTTGCACAAGCTGTTAATTTCGAGTTTCTGTTTAAGTACTTTAAGCAGACTGATAAATTGCAGGAATTGAAGCATCTAGAACAAGGTCTGCTTGGTTATCAAATGGCTTTGATTTATGAAGATCCAGTCAAGCCTTTACACACAATGATTTTGACGCGGCCGGATTATTGTCAGTCACTTGAATTGGGAATGATTTATCAAAAGGTCTATCACCAGAATTGGTTACTTAGAACCTTGTACAAGTTTCTTGTTGAGATGCAACTGGGATGCTATGTGCTTTTGTTGTTTATGCTTTTGTACTTGTTTATTCGCTAGTGAGTATGAAACAGACTTGGCTGCTTTGCTATTTTGCAGATTGTCCTTAGCTAGGAAGCTTGATTGCCGCTGCGTCAATTTTTTCTGAGACACAGTGAACCAACCAACGTTGGAATTTTTCAGGCTCATCTTCCATTAATGCATGACCCGACCATTTGAATAATTCATATTCGGCATTTGGACTAAGTTCATGTAAGCGATAAACTAAGTTGTATGGTGCCACCATATCAAAACGACCAGCAGCAAAATATATTTTGGTTTTAAGTCGTGGAACTTTTTTGAAACTGTTCCAGGTTTTGACGTATTTATAAATTTCTTGAAGCACGTGTGCGTTAGTCATGATTGATGATTTATAACGAGAACGTAGTTTGGTTTTTTGCAAGAAATCAAGATTGGCTTGAATGATTTCCAGTGGTTTGCCGAGAAGTATTTCTAGAAAATTACTCATCGGAAAAATTAATTTTGGAGGAAGGCAGATAGGAATTAATTTCTCGACTCTCTCAGGATAGTGTTCGGCAAAATCTATTGCAACTAGCCCACCAAAACTGTGAGTGACGATTGTTACTTTTCTGTCTTCGGCTATGCCTAGGTGATTTAGTGTATCTTTGAGGTCATGAACGTGAGAGTGGATATCTATTTTCATGTGAGCTTTAGGCTGAGCCATGAGTCTGGTCTCACCATGTCCGCGCAAATCAAAGGCAAGACAATAAAATCCTTGTGCAGATATAAGATTGAGCTCAGTTAGCCAGACGGTTGCATCACTAGCGCTGCCATGTATAAACAGCACCAGTGGATCTTCTTTATTACCCTTTTCGTAGTAGTTTAGAATCATGGGCATTCTTTATATACCCGAAGCCACATACCGCTTGACCTTCAGTCTCTTCTTTCAGATAAGATCTGGACGGCTGTGTGAAATTGGTGTATGTCACGCATTGGCTTGAATCTTATCTGATTGTGGGTATAATCATTTGGTGAAAATACCGAGGAATATCTAGACTCGATAGACGAGTTGTTGAGTTATTTCTTAAATTAGTCAAGGGTAAGCTAGAAATATCTACTGTTGTGTATAGGATAGCAATGAGTATTTAAAAGATGCAATCTGAAGTGAGAACAACTAACGAAACACTAGGCCTTGAGTTTAATCAATCAAGGTTTTTGTAT
It encodes the following:
- a CDS encoding Na/Pi cotransporter family protein — protein: MGEQSGQFSVINVCAVLGGLSVFLFGLEMMSANLRKVAGNTLKLILEKATDSPLAGVLVGTLVTALIQSSSATTSILISFVQSQLMTFERSVAVILGANIGTTITAQIVAFKITHWSLAIIAVGFLCKLISKRTKTKNIWYVVLGLGFIFYGLEIMSTAMSVLRDSQFFLDLIQSLEHVGFGILVGAVFTALIQSSSASIGIVIGLAMQNLISIEAAVPIILGANIGTCVTACLASIGTSSAAKRVAAAHVMFNVGGVLLFAFWVPTFIDFIKYFTPNGDTPRLVANAQSSFNIIATIVWFPFIKQLEYLARTVVPEDKDPQRLKYIFPRVSSVSKSADILLIHSVEAIKNYKNVVKEMLWLSRDYFIKENQGKDQLEAISKLREYQKELRSDLLDFLSRIVKLRLSLTDVSKVLHQITLVNEIEHIAYKLEASMESLHEKLPQFDTSYLNLEDYFKQSVKCFSKSCNAVLRDSKPESKRIFEHLSSLKIIEEDLRNRSTDAVREDQSHEDYETEKLNLWVLEFLRSVNSTSRRISQILLD
- a CDS encoding SAM-dependent methyltransferase; translation: MPYERFDESRIWRIHKDYFQTVGLKAWRKGHIPYSGVSNFTEAYKKARLFVSNLISLEAQGPIRILEVGAGFGEFAKNFISAFREICVYEGHDFFERLEYHISDFSQTTLDELAESGRLDEFKQIIQYKVFDALDRYSGLEKESYDLVMANYLLDQFPARIVARSKERYFEKYLSIEDPQELIDRENSKGFWLARGKWVKRLKKRHRFVEIDIDDELPMEHREILETCFRKGRDSSVVYSYGSLAALRNFLILLKPNGLIVCSDFNAASKPGMDACEPCYYGNSVAQAVNFEFLFKYFKQTDKLQELKHLEQGLLGYQMALIYEDPVKPLHTMILTRPDYCQSLELGMIYQKVYHQNWLLRTLYKFLVEMQLGCYVLLLFMLLYLFIR
- a CDS encoding alpha/beta hydrolase: MPMILNYYEKGNKEDPLVLFIHGSASDATVWLTELNLISAQGFYCLAFDLRGHGETRLMAQPKAHMKIDIHSHVHDLKDTLNHLGIAEDRKVTIVTHSFGGLVAIDFAEHYPERVEKLIPICLPPKLIFPMSNFLEILLGKPLEIIQANLDFLQKTKLRSRYKSSIMTNAHVLQEIYKYVKTWNSFKKVPRLKTKIYFAAGRFDMVAPYNLVYRLHELSPNAEYELFKWSGHALMEDEPEKFQRWLVHCVSEKIDAAAIKLPS